The DNA segment AGTAATGACTTGACTTTGAATGTGAATCCgacggggggaaaaaaaaagggggtcaCATTATGCAGCAATAAGAGAGACTGTAGCTCGGTGACAATAActgacagagggagggatgaatGTGAGGCATTAAAGCTGATTGCTCCGAGGCTGAAGACACACAcccgcaaacacacacacaagtttacAGAAGATCTGAGAAGACGCTTCAACCAGTGAGCCTGAAACGTCTGTGTGTTGATTCAGTCTGCATTTATGTAGCCGGATACATGCTGGTGTCTGTAGGGTGAGACTTTGTACGTGCGTGCTTTTCTGCGACTCTCCGGTCTGATGGATATGCGTCACATCCAGTCGTTACACTTTGAGGTTGCATTTCAAACAGTCACAAAGCTAACACGTTCATGTGGGGGGACACTTTGATATGAATTCACGACGTTTGTGCAGAGCGCCGAGCTCAACGACACTACGCTGCGCATGTCTCTCATAAACTCGCAGAGTTACAAAGCCACACATAAGTATTCATCTCTTGAGGGAGGGTGTCGGTGAACCTACGCAACTAGATACGTGGCAAGTGGAAccatacacaaacatatacaaacactGTGACACGTTGGAGGTCTTTTGGACCCGACCGAATAGATGTGAGAATAATTAGACCACATCCAAAACAGACAGACCCtaacaaagacagaagaaaaacactggcAGCAGCATGATGTCCTATCAGTTAATTTGATTCATTTACAAACATCCACAGCCGAAAAGCAGCTGTACAATtacaatagtaataataatgataataatgtccTCAGATCAAATGTAAAGTCAAAGCTAATGAAATAATTTGTTTATATGCGTCAAAGGCAAATTATTGTGAATAAGTGGAAGTCCAATTTCCACCTCCTGCAACACAGTGAAACGTTTAGTAGCCAAGGTAATCAAAAGCAGATCTATATGTGTGCATCAGAAAGCCTTCTACCTAACTGCCCTTCCCTAGAAGGAGCAGTAACAAAGTCTTCTCAAAATATCCTGCACCATGTTGGAGAAGTGGCCGCCACAGTGCATGTCGTAATGGCCGCCACATCTTTCCCCCAgatctccttcctctttttatCATAGCAAGCACCATCCCACCACATAGAAATGAGATGTTTTCTTGGCTTTTATAAAAGGGAGGACGAGGCGAGGTGGAGGAGACAATCTGGGCGCTCCTTTTGATCTCACTCCTCCGGTGGCACAACAGGCCTCCATATGCAGGCGTTTACAGTAGCCCTGACACCCCTGGTTGGTCAGTTTGATCAGGGGAGGCTGACTAACAAAGTCAAAAGTATATAGGGTTTGTTATACGACCTTTTCAGATTGTGGGAGGAAAAAGGGACGGGATGTTTTCTATCCaaacttctgtctgtgtgtgtgtgcatgtcttaGTTTGCAGCTGATATGCAAACTGCTGAAAGTCTTATTTTATGAGTCACTCTCTATAacggttttatttttctttctgttccacACAAGCACAAAACGATGAGCTGAGGATATTGTTTTTCCACAGCTGACAGTCTAAAAAGAGCAAACGGCCAAATTGGAGGAAGCTAATTCATTTAGATTTCAACATTTGACCCAAGATTTCAGCCGTGCTCTTTACAAGCTCTTTCGTGTCCACTTAACATTTTCATTagctgtctttgtctctctctctttttctctctaccTTCAGCTGCCAAGTACAACGGTGAAATCTACAACAAGCGTCGGCTGATGGTGGAGCTGCCAACAAAGGGCGGCCTTCCTCTGCAGCCGATGGGCAACTCCAGACCCTCTATGGGCAACATGTCGTCGATGACCCCTCCGATGACCACCAACCCCATGGCTTCGAACCCAATGTCCTCCAATCCCATGAACCCGACCATCACCCAGATGACTTCAATGACCCAAATGACGTCTATGACACCCATGACCTCAATGACACCCATGACCTCAATGACACCCATGACTTCCCTCGCCCCGATGACCTCCATGACTATGACTTCTCTGGGTCCACTGACTCCAGAGCCGGTGGCCACCTACGTCACAGAGATGCCCGGCATCTCCTCCGTGTCAACGCTACCGACAGAACGGCACATAGCTGGCATGGGAGGAGTCGGGGGACTTAAGCCGAACGGCCAGAAACCCAAAGGCAGCCATGGCCACGCTGCCCACAGCTCTCACAGCTCTCACAGCTCTCACGCTCACGCTCACAGCCATAGTAGCAAGCCGCCAGGACTCGGGGCTACCTCCCTGGCACACATGGCGGGGACCATGCCAGGTGGCATGTCCCTGGGCATCTCCAGGGCTGCCGAGACCACTATTGGCTCCAGCTCAGCTACAATGGGCCGCCCATTGGCATACAGTTCCAACACAATTGCGGCCGGGCACGGGATAGGGATGGGGCTGAAGGGTTGGGACGGGACTGAGACGGTGGGCCGGAGGAAGACCTACGGGCACAAGAGGCCTCAGTGTACCGTGCTGGAGCCGAACCAGCTCCACGGCAGCAGAGGCCAAAGCCACAGCCAACACTTCCTCCCCACACAGCCCTACTTTGTGACCAACAGCAAGACAGAAGTGACtgtgtgagagaagaagaaagggagaaaaagagggtgAAAGGATGCATGTGGAGCGGTGGCACAAGTAATCTCTGCGTGGAGACACCAACTCCCTTGGGTGGTCCAAAgtgcagatctgtgtgtgtgtttgtgtgaagaagCTGAGGCCCGTTGGTGTACTGCTGAATGTGGTGGGACAGTGACACTGTGTCTGAGTGGTCCTCATTTCACAAACAGAGAGTTCACCGATGAAATCACTGAACAGACCTTTGTTGTCAAGAGGATGGCATctgtaaccataacaacaaagCGCCTATAGAGCAGGGATGTCTGTACACTTGTCGGTGATTTTAGAGTATCGTCTCACGGATAATATCTACTCTGTAACGATAACAGTATCTGAGCATTACAGTGCAACTACACGCACGTGATGAGGAGGTGGGAAACTGCTGATAATAAAAATGGATTGGCTTTATTGTACGAACCAAACCTGAGAAGCAATATAAGGGATCAAGTGTAAAGCAGCAAAGTATCATGGGAAAGGAGAAATACAACAAGTTTACCCAGTTCTGCTCATCTGCCCGACAAAGCGTAGAATGGTTTGGAAGGAATAACGTTCCCTTATGATTCACCCCCAAATCTCCCGAGGGCtttgaaacagacacacacgatGAGGGCGCTGGGCTTTGGACTGCAGACATGCAGGGCTTTGTACTGTGGCTATTCAGAAGCGCCTTCATAAGCTCTGCAGCTGAAGGTCGCCCTTTTTCCACAAGGCTCCGGCACAGAGAATGGAGGCTGTCGCACTGGCATTGTTCTGTTCTGATCTCGTCTGTGTGGTGACAGCTGGCCGAGGGGAGGGATAAGGAGGCAGGGAGGCAGCATCTGGATGATGCTGCAGCTAGCAGAGGCTCCTCAGAGCATCAttctcatacacatacacatacacacacacacacacacacacacacactcatagatgcacacattcagaaatgtgcacatgcagacacatgttttcacacatacagataaaCACTGTAGAAACACCACATACGAGATTGACTGATATGGGGTTTTGAAGGATGATACCAATTATTTTAGATTTAAGTTACGGATGGAtgataatttatttaattaatgtaCATTTCTTATCTTTTCATTAGACTGTTTAAAATTATGTTCAGTGCTTCCCCAACATGATATTCTTGTAAGCGAATTTAGGCCATTGCAGTATCTAAAACTCTCTTATAAAGACCccaaaaaattaaacatttggaAACGGCAGCTGAGTCACAGTGACCCACTTTATCCAGTGATGACAGGGTGCATACAATTTCACtaacttaaaattaaaaaaaaaaaaatagttgaaGAAGTGGTTTCATGatttggaaaatatgcttatGTGTTTTATTGCGGAGACTTAGACGAGGAGAACGATGCCTCTCTCACGTTCTCTAAACTAGACACATATGAAGcgacagccagcagccagttagcttagcacaaagactggaaaaagctagcctggttctgtccagTGGTACAGCAACAAACTCAAGCCTACCAGCACcttttaaagctcactaattaacatgctATATCTTCGTTGCTTAATTCCTGGAGTCTTACTGTCACAGTGGGGTTGTCAGGCACCAAAATGTTGAagtgttcctttaaaaaaatgtacaaaaaacaaacaaaaaaactgttttaatgtaGCTGTGTAGGAAGGGCCTTCatcataaaatgacatatttgaATAAAGGAGCTTGTAAAGTTTTTCTATTGTTACATAGCTactgttagcattaacagctgtttactcaccagtcttgctgacagcttcagccatcattgcgtttCCAATACATTGAAGTCATAACACGCCCCCCCGCCCcaagcagcgctacttcttcgACGGAGCCcggacgctacagtgactctgtatcggaaagtgacgagatggtcGAGGCAGaccggagctagctggttagctagctaacttcagtagaagaaaacaagtgatagaaatagaagcaaaaacaATTGGTTTCTGACgagtaaaggaaagaagttcgatactgaacttgcaacgtttcttctagactggtaaataaacagctatgaatgctaacgctggctatgtagcaaaagtaaaacttacaactagctcctttaaaatatatgttttatacattatatatcaGCACACGTGAGATATGGGCCAATTGAGGAACTATAtgctgaaaatatttcattaacTGGACCAAATGTCAGCTGTGGCTTctcaacattttatttcagcacAAATTTCGCATACAATGTTCTACTCCTCTAGTTTTAGACAAAAGCAAGAAACTATTGTGAAAAGTGGAACTAAaaataccatttttttttttttttttggggtggtAATAGAAAACACTGCCACAAGAAACTAGGCTTGATTAGATCACTCACTGTACTCAAGCTCtggctgagaaaaaaaaacatcacaaccagcacgagaaaaaaaagaataactgGGTTACATGActcacacatgaaaataaatcctCAAGTCTGACAAATAGGCCAAATCTTCCAAAGGCTCCTCTGAGCCTATTTGCTAGTTTTGTAATGATGTGGTACTTATTAGCAACTGCAGCCACTGTTATCATTTCAACCTTGTTATCTAAAGAGTTGCTTCCATCTGTAAGACCCTCTTTACACGACGCGATTTAAGATGCATTTTGAAGTGATCAGATTGTAACTGTTGCTTAAACCATCTCTGGAGGGGGTCAGAGAGGCATTTGGCGTCCGTGTAAATGCAGCTGTGTCTTAGAAATGTATGTGCGGGTCCAACTGAAGCACAAACAGGcgatggggaaaaaaaaaaaaaaaaaaaaaaggtgttaaaTGTCCATTTTAAAGCTTGTAAATATAAGAGGAAGAGGTGCACATGACAATCTGGTGGGAGAACAAGACACTGAATTTCAGCGTGACACATTTTATTGCCAGGTCCAGCAGAGCTGCACTAATTTTGggtaaaatgtattaaaaaaaaaaaaaaaaaaggaaaaagggggaAGCACCACTGTGTTAAATCAAAAGCCAGATGAAACAACTATGCCAGCTGAGCGCAAGATAAGGGGGTCTATAGGAGGGGATATTTTTGCATCATGCTGTGGAACCCGTTGTTGCCTGctgggtcacatgactgcaAACCTGAGACCAAACTGAGGCTGTGGAACAGGATTTAAGAAGTCATCAGAGCATTAAAATGtgtcacctacacacacacacacacacgcacacacacacacagaatacatTACAGGGTGGACTCTGCTTTCCCTCTGCTCCCAGGGTGCCGAGCGGCAGGCGTCatcacagcagagagacaaagcgTCAGCACTGTTACTGCGCCTGTTGTACATGGAAGACTGTGAAACTCCAGATCTTGGCCCTTTGTAGCGATAACCGATATTAtgctttttatatatatatctaaatataCACAGCCTTTCTCGCTTAATCtctttattttcatgctttcttcttcttctacacttCTTTTcacccttttcttcttcttcttcttctttgcctcCCTCCACGTCTGAATGGAGAGCAGAGATATCTGAGAgaagcaaataaaaaagaaaaaagaaaaaaaaaagcgggGCTGTGATGAATCTTTTCTGTGATAGTGGCGTGCAGTCCTGATGAGacagtgaataataataattcaccCCCATCTAGAAAGGCATGATTGGTTTTCCCCATTGTTCTAGCAGGAAATATTAGTGATTGATTCTGTGtgccaaaaaaatgtgattcagtTTGCAATTTTGTACCATTGTGTGTCCTCTTGAACACTGCGCACATTTCACTCTTTATAACTCTGTGTatgcctgtgagtgtgtgagtgtgcatgtgcgtgtgtgtgtgtgtgtgtgtgtgtgtgtgtgtgtatccaacTTTGGCATACGATTACTGTCTCTGAAGAAGTCAAAACTCAAACAAACCAAAGTGAATCATATATATAACGGAGTTCACAATCCCATAAAGCTGTTTGCTTCCGATGATAATCCTGtgcaaatgttgttttttttaactcctcCGTGTATCCATCGCCTCCTTCTCTCGACAGCTggtggttttttgtttttgttgagaaGCAGGTCAATGTTCGCTCAGGATGCGCATTACCCGACCCAATTGACTTAATCCAGCAAGGCGGAAATGTGGAAATATGAACCCCCTTCCTGCTGTCCCATACTGCTCCACCCTTAAAGCTCATTCTGCTCTGCAAAAGCAGCCACTGGAACAATTGGTAAGCAGGCAGGGCAGTAGAAACAGTAGttggtaaacaaaaaaacaaacaaaaaaaaaaaaaacctcatccCTCACCATAACTGCCAAAATAAACCTGATAGAAAATGGGGAATTGGTTGCGCCGGCTGGGTCACGGTTGATAGGGTCAGGGCCACAGATGAGTGGGTGCAGGAGGCGGCCatgtctgacatttttcatCAGACGAGTCGGTCAGACAAAAAATGCCGCAGCAGAGACAAAAGAGACAGCAGGTAGTCTCCAGGACTCCCAACCAGAAAAGTGACAGAGCCGGAAGGTTCCCGCGTTCGTCATTTACTGAAGACGTAATCTGCGAGATCCGTGTTATTCGGAactttgaaaacattatttggTGATAAAATGCAGTGTTTGAATTTACAGTCAGGTACAGGCTCAACATACTGTAATATTGAAGACATTCAGTGCATACAAATCCAGAGGAAAAAGAGGCCAGTTTGCATTATTCCTCATGAATCCTACTCACATGGGAGTTGCTTTAAAAATCTGAAGGACAATTTTATGGCTCAGAGACGGTTGCTTTCCTCTCTGGCATGTTTAACTGTCTGCAGAACGATCGATCAGCTTTTTACCTCTttggattttctgttgatggagtttctgacagtttttcaCGGTTGATGCTCGTGTCCacaacttattttttttaattggaaaaCGACATAACAGATCATAACCAAAATATAGAGTGGATCTCTATTATATGATATCAACAAAGATATACGTATAATCCTGCATTTTAACCCAAGCCTGCGAGTAGTCATCATGCCACAAAACATCTAGAACCAAATATTTTTGCAAAGACACGTGGATGATTCAAAAAATTCGGTGACCGAGCAGACGGACAGGGATCAACCTCACCTCTCAGTGTCTTACCACCAACCATGACGCTGCCAAATGAGATCTAAATTTAGGGATGACCACTCAGTGACAACTCATGCTGCTCCACCGTGCCAGGTCCTGGCTGCAGCAGCGTGAAGCTTTTTCATCTCTATTTCTCctattttttcctccttcctggCTGAATGGAAGTCAAATGAAGAGTGGAGGTGCAATTGGTCTAATTATAGGAATCAAACCCAAGTTAGAGGGTGCAGTGGTTCATCGGTGCAttgatcagcagcagcagcagcagtaggagCAGGAACAGAGCCAGTCAAGCATGCAACCCGAAGGTGTTAACGCTTGTGCTGAATATGCTTTGGCTTCGTGACCTGGAGTTAATGAGTGATATTACTCAATGGTGTTTGCAGATGCAATATTTTGACTGCATCTGTCACTAAGTGGGGGCCACAATAGAGGAAAGTGAGACCTGTCCCTCTTGCCACTTGAACACTTTACATCCCAAAGTTAGTgatcttttccctcttttgcCCCTTTGATTTACTTTGCAGTCACAGACCAGCGAGCAGGGGAAGTGAATCAATGCTGAGGCATTGATCCCCCAGGTCACGTCCCCGTTTGAACAGGGGTTTTTGCCCTAAGCAACCAATGAGAACCGCTAGTCAACaatgatccctcactggcttcccacccaCAAAGCAATGCTTATTGAGCTCTCTCCGGAGTGTGAACCTCTTTAGCTCCTGCGTCACCTGAGCCACCACGCTACAGGACTCACCTCCCACAGCACTGGTGGAGAGGAGAGTTCTGAATGATGGTCGAGCTAACGTTGAGTCAGGGAGTTAACTCACGGGCCCAAAGAGTGGCAAAGTCTCCCAACGCGTCGAATTAATAAGGgcacagagaaaagcaaacagtgaGAGTAGAATAAAGgtagaagaaagaagagagattttaattttaatgaaatgtctCAAAACGAGATGGAGGAAAAGCTGGAAGGCAAACACCTTGAAAAGTCACCCACCTAAAGTACAAGCGGTGATAAAACTGAATAATAGAAAAGTTTATACTCCcactaaagaagaagaaagaaaggaagaaagaaagaggcaggTAACAGAGAGGGCGCTGCAGTCAGATATGTGGATAGGATGCTTCTCTCTTGAATTGgctcaaatacaaaaaaaaagtatctccATTCAACAGGAAATCAAACTCTCTCGTTCAGCAGAGCAGCCAGCCGCCGGGAGAAACAACGCGCAGTGGTATATCTACAAGGAATATTCAATATGAGACAGAACAGGAGCTGTACTGGGACCAGtggctggggggtgggggggggttatgaGTTCTCACTGTGGTCTTTAATCACCGAAACCCAGAGAAACGTGGAAGAGCTTTGGTGCCGCGACAGAGACTCAAGAGTGGCACGCAAAGACTGAAAAGGGACCTAATGTCAACACTTGATGGGCTTTGAATTATTGATATTGCAAAACGCTGGCGGTGAACGGAACGTGAGCTCAAACAGCTCCATTTAGAAAAGCTGTGAATCAGAGActgttggcacacacacacacacacacacacacacacgaaaacacaAGAACTCCTCTGTCCATTGATTTCATGTTACTACAGTATCGTTACCCAGACATGCAGACTCTCAGACTATTGATCATTGATGCAGCAGCTAAGCAGATTCTCAAATCAATCACTGATTCCTCCAGACAGATTAAGCATTTCTA comes from the Seriola aureovittata isolate HTS-2021-v1 ecotype China chromosome 21, ASM2101889v1, whole genome shotgun sequence genome and includes:
- the shisa9a gene encoding protein shisa-9A; translation: MRGKYFLLGFLLLKLMALVCKADGEPGLLGGFVMISTSNGSREEESVSEETPHTEDKCRGYYDVMGQWDPPFICKTGNYLYCCGTCGFRFCCSYKHSRLDQSTCKNYDTPVWMKTGQTPYNKMNKMHDSTKDKTNLIVYIICGVVAIMALVGIFTKLGLEKAHRPQRENMSRAVASVLQGGCPGEQYRGEEALGMHSQHYVSRSTNLQGGQINNNVGPGPNMGQQHPYPALSQLAHVYEQQHHQQQQQQHQQQQQQQQQQNKDLNKYASLKAVAAKYNGEIYNKRRLMVELPTKGGLPLQPMGNSRPSMGNMSSMTPPMTTNPMASNPMSSNPMNPTITQMTSMTQMTSMTPMTSMTPMTSMTPMTSLAPMTSMTMTSLGPLTPEPVATYVTEMPGISSVSTLPTERHIAGMGGVGGLKPNGQKPKGSHGHAAHSSHSSHSSHAHAHSHSSKPPGLGATSLAHMAGTMPGGMSLGISRAAETTIGSSSATMGRPLAYSSNTIAAGHGIGMGLKGWDGTETVGRRKTYGHKRPQCTVLEPNQLHGSRGQSHSQHFLPTQPYFVTNSKTEVTV